The Mycolicibacterium smegmatis genome has a window encoding:
- a CDS encoding MSMEG_0572/Sll0783 family nitrogen starvation response protein has product MPFDESITENIKSSLAEIPHPALPKGSSIYGGTKIFPDYQAEDGESYFTLVHGIAHESSVAFVAVLQATRALRKGFESAIYFYGPGSINCLATRGFPKTGDSGFPGEQNINDALATFIKEGGTVFCCRFGLGLHGGREEDLIEGVIPAHPLDVQDALIYYARKGAIINSTYMV; this is encoded by the coding sequence ATGCCGTTCGACGAATCCATCACCGAGAACATCAAGAGTTCGCTGGCCGAGATCCCGCATCCGGCGCTGCCGAAGGGCTCCAGCATATATGGCGGTACCAAGATCTTCCCCGACTACCAGGCCGAGGACGGCGAAAGCTATTTCACGCTGGTGCACGGCATCGCGCATGAGTCGTCGGTCGCATTCGTCGCCGTGCTGCAGGCCACCCGCGCGCTGCGCAAGGGGTTCGAATCGGCCATCTACTTCTACGGGCCGGGATCGATCAACTGCCTTGCCACACGCGGATTTCCGAAGACCGGAGACTCCGGTTTCCCGGGTGAACAGAACATCAACGACGCGCTGGCCACCTTCATCAAGGAGGGCGGCACGGTGTTCTGCTGCCGGTTCGGGCTCGGCCTGCACGGCGGACGCGAAGAAGACCTCATCGAGGGCGTCATTCCGGCGCACCCGCTGGACGTCCAGGACGCGCTCATCTACTACGCCCGCAAAGGCGCCATCATCAACTCCACCTACATGGTTTGA
- a CDS encoding MFS transporter, giving the protein MAYLGELRTHWQALTAATAGLSAGLALSAYTNAAMGPQFLAAFGWERSDFALTGVITLLTFVFLPVYGRLTDLFGVRRIAVVGVAGLPVCWLGYALMSGPIWQYFAINVAVIALGVTTTPAIYSRVVATRFDRARGLALAIAISGPPLLGAVSAPVVAAVNRIFGWRAGCVAIAVMIAVIGVVALLLMPADQARPPRERRTGDYRMIAGTPVFWILLAGVLLCNLYHSVTTSQLGVMLDDSGAGDRIALLVTVFATSVIVGRFVCGVALDRLPPQAVAAVAMALPGLGCLLVASSWDGFGVLVIAVCCLGAAWGAEGDVIAYLVARRFSLSVYSTVLGILSALIGVSSALGALILSRMLAESDSFNGFLLVAGSAAVIGGTLFLLVRPQRKASGAALQKPAKMSR; this is encoded by the coding sequence ATGGCCTACCTCGGTGAACTGCGGACCCATTGGCAGGCACTGACCGCAGCCACCGCCGGCCTGAGCGCCGGGCTCGCGCTGAGCGCCTACACCAACGCGGCGATGGGACCACAGTTCCTCGCCGCGTTCGGATGGGAGCGTTCGGACTTCGCGCTCACCGGCGTCATCACGCTGCTGACCTTCGTGTTCCTGCCTGTCTACGGGCGGCTCACCGACCTGTTCGGGGTGCGCCGGATCGCGGTGGTCGGCGTCGCCGGCCTGCCGGTGTGCTGGCTCGGCTATGCGCTGATGTCCGGGCCCATCTGGCAGTACTTCGCCATCAACGTCGCGGTGATCGCCCTCGGTGTCACCACCACGCCCGCCATCTACAGCCGTGTCGTCGCGACCCGGTTCGATCGGGCCCGTGGCCTCGCGCTGGCCATCGCGATCTCCGGCCCGCCGCTGCTCGGCGCGGTCAGCGCGCCCGTCGTCGCTGCGGTGAACCGCATCTTCGGCTGGCGCGCGGGATGCGTCGCCATCGCGGTGATGATCGCGGTGATCGGCGTGGTCGCGCTGCTCCTCATGCCCGCCGACCAAGCCAGACCGCCACGCGAGCGACGGACCGGTGACTACCGGATGATCGCGGGGACACCGGTGTTCTGGATCCTGCTCGCGGGTGTCCTGCTGTGCAATCTGTACCACTCGGTGACCACCAGCCAACTCGGCGTGATGCTCGACGACAGCGGTGCAGGCGACCGGATCGCGCTGCTCGTCACGGTTTTCGCCACGTCGGTGATCGTCGGCCGGTTCGTCTGCGGGGTGGCACTCGACCGGCTGCCGCCGCAGGCCGTCGCCGCGGTGGCGATGGCGCTTCCGGGTCTGGGGTGCCTGCTGGTGGCGTCATCCTGGGACGGGTTCGGCGTGCTCGTGATCGCGGTGTGCTGCCTCGGCGCCGCGTGGGGCGCTGAGGGCGACGTCATCGCCTACCTGGTCGCCCGCAGGTTCAGCCTCTCCGTCTACAGCACGGTGCTGGGCATCCTCTCGGCCCTCATCGGGGTGTCCTCGGCCCTGGGCGCGCTCATCCTGAGCCGCATGCTGGCCGAAAGCGACAGCTTCAACGGTTTTCTGCTGGTCGCAGGCAGTGCGGCAGTGATCGGCGGGACGCTGTTCCTGCTCGTGCGGCCGCAACGGAAAGCCTCCGGCGCGGCTTTACAAAAACCTGCCAAGATGTCACGGTAG
- a CDS encoding MSMEG_0568 family radical SAM protein — protein sequence MTVSTRVDLALLGFRGRPPVHRNAGAGPSADGHLVIDGLNAAIPRNPLSPFVFDGTRVLLDGEDTGLDVEVIDRPRFYDLTTGDGVPYEKLARLHGRNVLATTVVQTCIRYSPDQRCRFCTIEESLRSGATTAVKRPAELAEVAAAAVRLDGVTQMVMTTGTSAGTDRGARHLARCVRAVKAAVPALPIQVQCEPPADLAVLSELRAAGADAIGIHVESLDDEVRSRWMPGKATVALDAYRAAWREAVRVFGRNQVSTYLLVGLGENPDELVAGAGELIDMGVYPFVVPFRPQSGSLATDVDGAIAPDSGLVEKVSRAVADLLRQAGMSGADQRAGCAACGACSVLQNLGA from the coding sequence ATGACAGTGTCCACACGAGTCGACCTCGCGCTCCTGGGTTTCCGCGGCCGGCCCCCGGTGCACCGGAACGCCGGCGCGGGCCCCAGCGCCGACGGCCACCTCGTCATCGACGGCCTCAACGCCGCGATCCCGCGTAACCCGCTCAGCCCGTTCGTCTTCGACGGCACACGCGTGCTGCTCGACGGCGAGGACACCGGACTGGACGTCGAGGTCATCGACCGGCCCCGCTTCTATGACCTCACGACCGGCGACGGCGTCCCCTACGAGAAACTCGCACGTCTGCACGGCCGCAACGTACTGGCCACCACCGTCGTGCAGACGTGTATCCGCTACTCCCCCGATCAGCGCTGCCGGTTCTGCACCATCGAGGAATCCCTGCGGTCCGGTGCCACCACGGCCGTCAAGCGGCCCGCCGAACTCGCCGAGGTCGCCGCTGCCGCGGTACGCCTCGACGGTGTGACACAGATGGTCATGACCACCGGCACGTCGGCCGGAACCGACCGCGGGGCACGGCATCTGGCGCGCTGCGTGCGAGCCGTGAAGGCCGCGGTGCCTGCGCTGCCGATTCAGGTCCAGTGCGAACCGCCCGCCGACCTCGCCGTGCTGTCCGAACTGCGTGCGGCCGGGGCCGATGCCATCGGGATCCACGTGGAGTCACTCGATGACGAGGTGCGAAGCCGGTGGATGCCGGGTAAGGCCACGGTCGCGCTGGATGCCTACCGGGCCGCGTGGCGTGAGGCGGTGCGCGTGTTCGGCCGCAACCAGGTGTCGACGTATCTGCTGGTGGGGCTCGGTGAGAACCCCGATGAGCTCGTCGCGGGTGCCGGCGAACTCATCGACATGGGTGTCTATCCGTTCGTGGTGCCGTTCCGTCCGCAGTCCGGCTCGCTGGCCACCGACGTCGATGGGGCGATCGCGCCGGACTCCGGGCTGGTCGAAAAGGTGTCACGCGCCGTCGCCGACCTGCTGCGGCAGGCCGGAATGTCAGGCGCCGATCAGCGGGCCGGGTGCGCGGCCTGCGGCGCCTGCTCGGTGCTGCAGAATCTGGGGGCCTGA
- a CDS encoding MSMEG_0569 family flavin-dependent oxidoreductase translates to MTTHVPVAVIGGGQAGLSVSWYLVRAGIEHIVIESKTPMHAWADTRWDNFTLVTPNWHCRLPGYPYAGPDPDGFMTRDEVVDWLAGWLDTFDPPLRNHTQVTRLQNRAGGGFEVTLRDESGQSTLTCDHAVIATGGYPVPVIPSYAAQLDETILQIHSEQYRNAGTLPDGAVLVVGTGQSGAQIAEDLHLAGRRVHLAVGGAPRVARFYRGRDCMTWLADMGVYDRPAQQYPGGQAAIEKTNHYVTGRDGGRDVDLRQFATEGMRLYGTLADGKDSTLRFEPTLAEALDHADSVYNSICSDIDAHIERNGIDAPPASRYEPVWKPETETTTLDLAAAGITSIVWAIGYRPDYRWIAASAFDGAGRPMQTRGITNVAGLSFVGLPWMHTWGSGRFLGIDRDARHIAATIISSYHESVLRLAMKV, encoded by the coding sequence ATGACCACCCACGTCCCCGTGGCCGTCATCGGCGGTGGGCAGGCCGGCCTGTCGGTCAGCTGGTACCTGGTGCGGGCAGGCATCGAGCACATCGTGATCGAATCGAAGACCCCGATGCACGCGTGGGCCGACACCCGCTGGGACAACTTCACTCTCGTCACCCCGAACTGGCACTGTAGGCTCCCCGGCTACCCGTATGCCGGACCCGACCCCGACGGCTTCATGACCCGTGACGAGGTCGTCGACTGGCTGGCCGGTTGGCTCGACACCTTCGACCCGCCGCTGCGCAACCACACCCAGGTCACCCGGTTGCAGAACCGCGCCGGTGGCGGCTTCGAGGTGACCCTGCGGGACGAATCCGGTCAGTCGACGCTCACGTGTGACCACGCCGTCATCGCGACCGGCGGATACCCCGTGCCTGTCATCCCGTCGTATGCCGCCCAACTCGACGAGACCATCCTCCAGATCCACTCGGAGCAGTACCGCAACGCAGGCACACTGCCCGACGGGGCCGTGTTGGTGGTCGGCACCGGACAGTCCGGCGCCCAGATCGCCGAGGACCTGCACCTGGCCGGACGCCGGGTCCACCTCGCGGTGGGCGGCGCGCCACGCGTGGCGCGGTTCTACCGTGGCAGGGACTGCATGACCTGGCTTGCCGACATGGGCGTGTACGACCGGCCCGCCCAGCAGTATCCGGGAGGCCAGGCCGCGATCGAGAAGACCAACCACTACGTCACCGGACGAGACGGTGGACGCGATGTGGACCTGCGCCAGTTCGCGACCGAAGGGATGAGGCTCTACGGCACGCTCGCAGACGGGAAGGACTCGACGCTGCGGTTCGAACCCACGCTGGCCGAAGCGCTGGATCACGCCGATTCGGTCTACAACTCGATCTGTTCGGACATCGATGCCCACATCGAGCGCAACGGGATCGACGCACCACCTGCCTCACGGTACGAACCGGTATGGAAGCCCGAAACCGAGACCACCACACTGGATCTCGCTGCGGCCGGGATCACCAGCATCGTGTGGGCGATCGGCTACCGGCCGGATTACCGGTGGATAGCGGCCAGCGCCTTCGACGGCGCGGGCCGGCCGATGCAGACCCGCGGGATCACCAATGTCGCCGGCCTGAGCTTCGTCGGGCTGCCGTGGATGCACACCTGGGGATCCGGCCGCTTCCTCGGCATCGACCGCGATGCCCGGCACATCGCCGCGACGATCATCAGCAGCTACCACGAGTCGGTTTTGCGGCTCGCCATGAAGGTGTAG
- a CDS encoding sigma-70 family RNA polymerase sigma factor: MRIDNVHSSAASARDATEFIATALPFVEAIERGARRLTTNRYDAEDLVQETLLKAYNGFHTFEGGTNMQAWLFRIMRNTWISNFRAQQRNPVEQLCEDFTDAQLSAGLRHGADGARSAENEALAHLPDDAVLEALRAIPQANRMVVYYADVEGYPYREIATLMDTPIGTVMSRLARGRARLRVLLADHQAALPAGRAR, from the coding sequence GTGCGCATCGACAACGTCCACTCCTCGGCCGCGTCGGCACGCGACGCCACCGAGTTCATCGCGACAGCACTGCCGTTCGTCGAGGCGATCGAGCGCGGCGCACGCCGCCTGACGACCAACCGCTACGACGCCGAGGATCTGGTGCAGGAAACACTCCTCAAGGCGTACAACGGTTTTCACACCTTCGAGGGCGGGACCAACATGCAGGCATGGCTCTTCCGCATCATGCGTAACACGTGGATATCCAATTTCCGTGCCCAGCAGCGCAATCCGGTCGAGCAGTTGTGTGAGGATTTCACCGACGCACAACTCTCGGCCGGTCTGCGCCACGGGGCAGACGGTGCACGTTCAGCCGAGAACGAAGCTCTCGCACACCTTCCCGACGACGCGGTCCTGGAAGCGCTGCGCGCGATCCCCCAGGCCAACCGGATGGTGGTCTACTACGCCGACGTCGAGGGCTACCCCTACCGCGAAATCGCCACGCTGATGGACACTCCCATCGGCACGGTCATGTCACGGCTGGCACGCGGACGTGCCAGGTTGCGCGTTCTACTCGCCGACCATCAGGCTGCGCTGCCCGCCGGGCGGGCGAGATAG
- a CDS encoding carbon-nitrogen hydrolase family protein, with protein sequence MTTLAAVSANFTRDLEQNFALIADLAEQAREKGVDFLVLPEAAIGGYLSSLGNHGDTVRATSRSLPPAIRLDGPEIARVQQIVGDLVVAIGFCELADDGETRYNAAAVLDGFDVYGSYRKVHQPLGEGMSYSAGSDYGVFDTPVGRVGLQICYDKAFPEAARLMALGGAQIIASLSAWPAARTATAQNLQDDRWTYRFNLFDMARALDNQVFWVASNQSGSFGSLRYVGNAKVVDPGGNVLATTLLDSGMAVAEVDIDETFRTMRAGMFHLRDRRPDVYAPLTDSDGPRTAKWRELAHA encoded by the coding sequence ATGACCACACTCGCCGCCGTTTCGGCGAACTTCACCCGCGACCTGGAACAGAATTTCGCGCTCATCGCCGATCTGGCAGAGCAGGCCCGCGAGAAAGGCGTCGACTTCCTGGTACTTCCGGAAGCCGCCATCGGCGGCTACCTCTCGTCACTGGGCAATCACGGAGACACCGTGCGGGCCACGAGCCGGTCGCTTCCGCCCGCCATCCGCCTCGACGGCCCGGAGATCGCCCGGGTCCAGCAGATCGTCGGTGACCTCGTGGTCGCGATCGGCTTCTGCGAACTGGCCGACGACGGCGAGACGCGGTACAACGCCGCCGCGGTGCTCGACGGATTCGACGTCTACGGCAGCTACCGCAAGGTGCACCAGCCACTCGGCGAGGGCATGTCGTATTCGGCGGGCTCGGACTACGGGGTCTTCGACACACCGGTCGGACGGGTCGGGCTGCAGATCTGCTACGACAAGGCCTTTCCGGAAGCCGCCCGGCTGATGGCACTCGGTGGCGCGCAGATCATCGCCAGTCTGTCGGCGTGGCCGGCCGCCCGCACCGCCACAGCCCAGAACCTCCAGGATGACCGCTGGACCTACCGGTTCAATCTGTTCGACATGGCCCGCGCACTGGACAACCAGGTGTTCTGGGTCGCGTCCAACCAGAGCGGGAGCTTCGGCTCATTGCGATACGTCGGCAACGCCAAGGTGGTCGATCCGGGTGGAAACGTCTTGGCCACAACTCTTCTCGACAGCGGTATGGCGGTCGCCGAGGTCGACATCGACGAGACGTTCCGCACCATGCGGGCCGGGATGTTCCATCTGCGCGACCGCCGACCCGACGTCTACGCACCTTTGACCGACTCCGACGGTCCGCGCACCGCGAAGTGGCGGGAACTCGCCCATGCCTGA
- a CDS encoding MSMEG_0570 family nitrogen starvation response protein, translating to MPEMTFEVRWPDGSTQRCYSPSLVIHDHLTAGTHYAVDDFVERSSRALAEASERVRAKYGFACTSAAETRQRIVNVARRFSGDAVLEVVAMHPEPGPS from the coding sequence ATGCCTGAGATGACCTTCGAAGTCCGGTGGCCGGACGGCAGCACCCAGCGTTGCTATTCCCCGAGCCTGGTGATCCACGACCATCTGACCGCGGGAACGCATTACGCCGTCGACGATTTCGTGGAGCGCTCGAGCCGAGCACTGGCCGAGGCGAGCGAGCGGGTACGCGCCAAGTACGGCTTCGCCTGCACCTCGGCGGCAGAGACCCGTCAGCGCATCGTCAACGTCGCCCGGCGGTTCAGCGGGGATGCGGTGCTCGAGGTCGTCGCCATGCACCCCGAACCGGGGCCGTCATGA
- a CDS encoding MmpS family transport accessory protein: protein MNTGLLSRVLKQAWIPLVLAVVLPVSGLVVWRLHEKFGSEDLNANAGAGIEIVQFNPKILVYEVYGPPGSTAQISYFDTDANVHSVNTTLPWSVTLSTTLPTVSANLMALGSNDEIGCRVTVNGIVREEKSANGIDAQTYCLVKSA from the coding sequence GTGAACACTGGCTTGCTCTCACGTGTGCTGAAGCAGGCGTGGATCCCGCTGGTTCTGGCGGTGGTCCTTCCTGTCTCGGGACTTGTGGTGTGGCGGCTGCACGAGAAATTCGGCTCGGAGGATCTGAATGCCAACGCCGGGGCCGGGATCGAGATTGTGCAGTTCAACCCCAAGATCCTGGTCTACGAGGTGTACGGGCCACCCGGCAGCACGGCCCAGATCAGCTACTTCGACACCGACGCCAACGTCCATTCGGTGAACACGACACTGCCCTGGTCGGTCACGTTGTCCACGACGCTGCCCACTGTCAGCGCGAACCTGATGGCCCTGGGCAGCAATGACGAGATCGGTTGCCGCGTCACTGTCAACGGGATCGTCCGGGAAGAAAAGTCGGCCAACGGGATCGACGCGCAAACCTACTGCTTGGTGAAATCTGCATGA
- a CDS encoding sigma-70 family RNA polymerase sigma factor, with translation MKEFTPHRQWQERVMAVTAEAQVTDHGSSAERFERDALPLLDQLYGVARRYTRNQADAEDLVQETMVKAYGSFHTYRDGTNIRAWLFKILTNTWINAYHTAQRRPDVVVTDTISDAQLAAVATRSETELASAELAALESMGDSEVRDAVAALPEHQRMAVYYADVVGMRYQEIADVLGVPVGTVMSRLHRGRRRLREHLIGFAYQSGYLARPAGSAA, from the coding sequence ATGAAAGAGTTCACACCGCATCGACAATGGCAGGAGCGGGTCATGGCAGTGACCGCTGAGGCACAAGTGACCGACCACGGCAGCAGCGCCGAGAGGTTCGAACGCGACGCACTGCCGCTGCTGGACCAGCTCTACGGCGTCGCGCGCCGGTACACGCGCAATCAGGCCGACGCCGAGGACCTGGTGCAGGAGACGATGGTCAAGGCGTACGGCAGTTTTCACACGTATCGCGACGGCACCAACATCAGGGCATGGCTGTTCAAGATCCTCACGAACACGTGGATCAACGCCTACCACACCGCCCAGCGACGACCAGATGTCGTGGTCACCGACACGATCAGTGACGCGCAACTGGCCGCGGTCGCGACGCGGTCGGAGACCGAACTGGCCTCGGCCGAGTTGGCGGCGCTGGAGTCCATGGGGGATTCAGAGGTGCGCGACGCGGTCGCGGCGCTGCCGGAACATCAGCGGATGGCCGTGTACTACGCCGACGTGGTCGGCATGCGGTACCAGGAGATCGCCGATGTGCTGGGTGTCCCCGTGGGAACCGTCATGTCCCGGTTGCACCGTGGGCGCAGGCGTCTGCGCGAACACCTCATCGGGTTCGCTTACCAGAGTGGCTATCTCGCCCGCCCGGCGGGCAGCGCAGCCTGA
- a CDS encoding RND family transporter, with the protein MIQGLHNRSDSRPLLPHALRVLAIPVILFWVAFAAVVNIIAPQLEIVGEEHSAPMAPEDAPSLTGMHRMGGNFQEFDSNSTVMVVIEGQEPLGPDAHAYYDEIIRKLRQDPEHIQHIQDFWGDTLTAAGAQSADGKAAYVMLNLAGEQGQTLANDGVQEVRQVIADTPAPPGVQAYAAGPAALTDDLHVIGNASLGKITLFTLVAIAVMLLIVYRSIVTTLIQLVLTGVGLLASRGLISVLATHDVFGLTTFAGNILTMLAIAAATDYGIFLFGRYREARGAGEDPETAYYTTFKSVSPVIVGSGLTIAGATYCLSFARLPYFSTMGAPVAIGMIVVVASSVTMGPAVLFLGSKVGLYEAKRAAKGRFWRRVGTAVVRWPAPILVASAFIVLIGVVAVPGYRPAYNDRWYLPDDAPVNIGFAAADRHFTQARMNPDILMVEADHDMRNPADMLVLDRVAKNVLRTQGIAMVQSITRPLGIPIQHSSIPFQTAIQGQTSNLNLPFQRAQLDNQLKMVEATNQSIAIMEKQYELSLRQTKLTQDSAEKSRELLEVTKQLRDNIANFDDQFRPLRNYFYWEPHCFDIPMCAAARSLFDSLDTVDELTDRTSAVQVNTDELADLAPQLTALLPQTIASMKTSRDLSLASYNSQKALLDQMQAMNDTALAMGQSFDEAKNDDFFYLPPEAFQNPDFERGLKMFLSPDGKSARMFITHQSDPATPEGIARVNAERTAAQEGLKMSSLSDAKIFLGGTAATYKDMSDGARYDLMIAVVSALTLIFMIMLILTRSAVAALVIVGTAASSIAASFGISVLLWQDLFGVEVHWLVMLMSVIILLAVGSDYNLLLVSRFKDEIHAGLKTGIIRSMAGTGGVVTSAGLVFAATMAAMLGSELVVLAQMGSTIAIGLLLDTLIVRSLLMPSIATLLGRWFWWPQVVYPRGDNHFRRPTAVSRGTGDEDTAALPVPS; encoded by the coding sequence ATGATTCAAGGCCTGCACAACCGCAGCGATTCCAGACCGCTTCTTCCCCATGCCCTGAGGGTCCTGGCAATCCCGGTGATCCTGTTCTGGGTGGCGTTCGCCGCCGTGGTGAACATCATCGCGCCGCAGCTGGAGATCGTCGGCGAGGAGCATTCGGCACCGATGGCGCCCGAGGATGCGCCGTCGCTGACCGGTATGCACCGGATGGGCGGCAACTTCCAGGAGTTCGACTCCAACAGCACCGTGATGGTCGTCATCGAGGGTCAGGAACCGCTCGGCCCCGACGCGCACGCGTACTACGACGAGATCATCCGCAAACTCCGGCAGGATCCGGAACACATTCAGCACATCCAGGACTTCTGGGGCGACACCCTGACGGCGGCCGGCGCCCAGAGCGCGGACGGCAAAGCCGCATACGTGATGCTGAACCTCGCAGGCGAGCAGGGGCAGACGCTGGCCAACGACGGCGTGCAAGAAGTGCGGCAGGTGATCGCCGACACCCCGGCGCCGCCGGGCGTGCAGGCCTACGCCGCGGGGCCCGCAGCCCTCACCGACGACCTGCACGTGATCGGCAACGCCAGCCTCGGCAAGATCACGCTGTTCACGCTCGTCGCGATAGCGGTCATGTTGCTCATCGTCTACCGATCGATCGTCACGACGCTGATCCAGCTCGTGCTCACCGGTGTGGGCCTGCTGGCCTCGCGTGGCCTGATCTCGGTGCTCGCGACGCACGACGTGTTCGGGTTGACCACGTTCGCCGGGAACATCCTCACGATGCTCGCGATCGCGGCGGCCACCGATTACGGCATCTTCCTGTTCGGCCGGTACCGCGAGGCCCGCGGCGCGGGCGAGGACCCCGAGACCGCCTATTACACGACGTTCAAATCGGTGTCGCCGGTGATCGTGGGGTCGGGTCTGACGATCGCGGGGGCGACGTACTGCCTGAGTTTCGCGCGGCTGCCCTACTTCAGCACCATGGGCGCCCCGGTCGCGATCGGCATGATCGTGGTCGTCGCCAGTTCGGTGACCATGGGCCCGGCGGTGCTGTTCCTCGGCAGCAAGGTCGGCCTGTACGAGGCGAAACGCGCTGCCAAAGGCCGCTTCTGGCGACGTGTCGGCACGGCCGTCGTGCGCTGGCCCGCCCCGATTCTCGTGGCGAGCGCGTTCATCGTGCTCATCGGGGTCGTCGCCGTGCCGGGCTACCGGCCCGCCTACAACGACCGCTGGTACCTGCCCGACGATGCCCCGGTCAACATCGGGTTCGCCGCGGCGGACCGGCATTTCACGCAGGCGCGCATGAACCCCGACATCCTCATGGTCGAGGCCGACCACGACATGCGGAACCCGGCCGACATGCTGGTGCTCGACCGCGTGGCCAAGAACGTGCTGCGCACGCAGGGCATCGCGATGGTCCAGAGCATCACGCGTCCACTCGGAATCCCCATCCAGCACAGCTCGATTCCGTTCCAGACCGCGATCCAGGGACAGACCAGCAACCTGAACCTGCCGTTCCAGCGTGCGCAGTTGGACAACCAGCTCAAGATGGTCGAGGCGACGAACCAATCGATCGCCATCATGGAGAAGCAGTACGAACTGTCGCTGCGGCAGACCAAGCTCACGCAGGACTCGGCGGAGAAGTCGCGCGAACTGCTCGAGGTCACCAAGCAACTGCGCGACAACATCGCCAACTTCGACGACCAGTTCCGGCCGTTGCGCAATTACTTCTACTGGGAGCCACACTGTTTCGACATCCCGATGTGCGCGGCCGCGCGATCGTTGTTCGACTCCCTCGACACCGTCGACGAGTTGACCGACCGAACGTCGGCAGTGCAGGTCAACACCGATGAATTGGCGGACCTCGCACCGCAGTTGACCGCTCTGCTGCCGCAGACCATCGCGTCGATGAAGACCAGCCGCGATCTGTCGCTCGCGTCGTACAACTCGCAGAAGGCCCTGCTGGACCAGATGCAGGCCATGAACGACACCGCGCTGGCGATGGGGCAGAGCTTCGACGAGGCGAAGAACGACGACTTCTTCTACCTGCCGCCCGAGGCGTTCCAGAACCCGGATTTCGAACGCGGGCTCAAGATGTTCCTGTCACCGGACGGCAAGTCTGCACGCATGTTCATCACCCACCAGAGCGATCCGGCGACACCGGAGGGCATCGCCCGTGTGAACGCCGAACGCACTGCCGCGCAAGAAGGTCTGAAGATGTCGTCGCTGTCGGACGCCAAGATCTTCCTGGGCGGTACCGCGGCGACCTACAAGGACATGAGCGACGGTGCGCGCTACGACCTGATGATCGCGGTCGTGTCGGCGCTGACGCTGATCTTCATGATCATGCTCATCCTGACCCGCAGTGCGGTGGCCGCGCTGGTCATCGTGGGCACCGCGGCAAGCTCGATCGCGGCGTCGTTCGGCATTTCGGTACTGCTGTGGCAGGACCTGTTCGGCGTGGAGGTGCACTGGCTGGTCATGTTGATGTCGGTCATCATCCTGCTGGCCGTCGGTTCGGACTACAACCTGCTGCTCGTCTCGCGCTTCAAGGACGAGATCCACGCGGGGCTGAAAACCGGGATCATCCGGTCGATGGCCGGCACGGGCGGGGTGGTCACCTCGGCGGGTCTGGTGTTCGCCGCGACCATGGCCGCGATGCTGGGCAGTGAACTGGTGGTGCTCGCGCAGATGGGGTCGACCATCGCGATCGGTCTGTTGCTCGACACGTTGATCGTGCGGTCACTGCTCATGCCGTCGATCGCGACGCTGCTCGGTCGCTGGTTCTGGTGGCCGCAGGTGGTCTACCCCCGCGGGGACAACCATTTCCGGCGACCCACCGCCGTCAGCCGCGGCACAGGCGATGAGGACACCGCAGCGCTGCCCGTGCCGAGCTGA